The Candidatus Binatia bacterium genomic interval ACGCGCGCAAGAGCATCCTGCCCGCTTTCAAGAAGGGGCGACAATGGCGCTTTCGCAAGCGGGACATCGCGCTTTTCAAGCGTCAGCTGCACGGGGAGACGGCGGCCTGAGCGGACGCCAACGCAACGCCAGAAGCCCACGTCACAATAAGAGCGGAGAGATCATGTCGAGCATAGAAGAGGTCCAAGCGCATCAAAGCAAGATCTACTACGAGTTTTCGCACCTGTATGACCGGCTCTTCACCCGGGTCTTCTATCCACGCATCGCCCATGTCATCCGCTCGCTGAAGATCGAGCCCGGGGCACGCGTGCTCGAAGTCGGCGTCGGAACCGGCCTATCTTTCGACGCCTATCCGACGCACTGTCAGGTCACCGGTGTAGACCTGGCGCCGGACATGCTCGAACAGGCACAGGAGAAGATCGGCCGGAACGGATGGCGACACCTCAAGGTCATCGAGATGGACGCCATGAACCTGAAATTCCCCGACAATGCCTTCGATTACGTCATGGCTTTCCACGTCGTAAGCGTAGTGCCCGATGCCGGACGTTTGATGAGCGAGGTGTTGCGGGTCAGCCGTCCAGGCGCGACCATTGCCATCATCAACCACTTCCGCAGCCGCAACCGCTTGTTGGCGGCGATGGACAGTTTCATCGAGCCGATCACCCGCCGGCTGGG includes:
- a CDS encoding helix-turn-helix domain-containing protein, which gives rise to MERDDAILNSKDVAQILDLSPDTVNEYARKSILPAFKKGRQWRFRKRDIALFKRQLHGETAA
- a CDS encoding class I SAM-dependent methyltransferase, whose amino-acid sequence is MSSIEEVQAHQSKIYYEFSHLYDRLFTRVFYPRIAHVIRSLKIEPGARVLEVGVGTGLSFDAYPTHCQVTGVDLAPDMLEQAQEKIGRNGWRHLKVIEMDAMNLKFPDNAFDYVMAFHVVSVVPDAGRLMSEVLRVSRPGATIAIINHFRSRNRLLAAMDSFIEPITRRLG